The DNA segment TTTGAAAAAAGATGTTTATGGAAATATTGAAGGTTTAATGAACCAATTTAAACTTACTTTTGAAGGTATTATTGTGCCAAAAGGTGAATATTATAGTTCAACTGAAGCTGCAAATGGGGAATTAGGATTCTTTACTGTAAGTGATGGAAGTGGAAGACCATACAGAGTAAAATGTAGACCACCATGTTTTTATTCACTTGCAGCATATTCAAAAATAGTTGAAGGAACAATGCTTGCAGATGCTGTTATCACAATGGCTAGTTTGAATTTTATTGCTGGGGAGTTTGATAGATAATGAGTAGTTTTAGTTACACACCAGAAAATGAAGCAAAATTCCAAGAATACGCTTCAAGATATCCAAAAATTGACTCTTGTATGTTACCAGCTCTTTGGTTAGTACAAGAACAAGAAGGTTGGGTTAGTCCAGAAGCTATGGTTTACGTAGCACAAAAAGTTCAAAAAAGTCCTATGCAAGTTTATGAAGTAGCAACTTTTTATACAATGTTCAATTTAAAACCAAAAGGTAAATATCATATTGAACTATGTAAAACAGTATCTTGCATGCTTATGGGAGCAAAAGAGCTTAAAAAGTATATAAAAGACACTTTAGGATTAGAGCCTGGGGAAACAAGTGCTGATGGTCTTTTTACATTTAGTGAAGTTGAATGTCAAGGTGCATGTGGAGATGCTCCAATGATTGCATTAAATAATGTTTATCATGGAAAATTAACAAAAGAAAAACTGGAAAAAATAATTTGGGAGTGTAAAAATGGTAACTAAAATAGTAAGTAAAAATTTTGACATCCCAAATTCTCATAAACTTGAAGTTGCTCTTAGTAATGGAAGATATTCGTCAATAGATAAACTTTTTACTATGAAACCTGAAGAAGTAACTGCCGAAGTCACAAAGTCAGGACTTAGAGGAAAAGGTGGTGGAGGAGCTGCTTGTGGACCTAAATGGGAACTTATGCCACCAGTTGATGGACGTCC comes from the Aliarcobacter cibarius genome and includes:
- a CDS encoding NADH-quinone oxidoreductase subunit NuoE family protein, with translation MSSFSYTPENEAKFQEYASRYPKIDSCMLPALWLVQEQEGWVSPEAMVYVAQKVQKSPMQVYEVATFYTMFNLKPKGKYHIELCKTVSCMLMGAKELKKYIKDTLGLEPGETSADGLFTFSEVECQGACGDAPMIALNNVYHGKLTKEKLEKIIWECKNGN